Proteins encoded by one window of Desulfobulbaceae bacterium:
- the hypA gene encoding hydrogenase maturation nickel metallochaperone HypA yields the protein MHEMSLALRIIEVAESEAKKAAATRISSIEVEVGRLAGVMAEALTFCLDAASRGTMAESAKIVFITTAGSGHCLDCKRDISVDEFPAQCPDCHGFGVTINNGTELKIRSISIDDNEGRQDNV from the coding sequence ATGCATGAAATGTCATTGGCACTTCGCATTATCGAAGTAGCCGAGAGCGAAGCAAAAAAAGCAGCTGCCACAAGGATCTCGTCGATTGAGGTTGAGGTTGGCCGGCTGGCCGGAGTCATGGCCGAAGCACTCACCTTCTGTCTTGATGCCGCCTCCCGTGGCACCATGGCTGAAAGTGCAAAAATCGTCTTCATCACAACAGCAGGAAGCGGTCACTGCCTGGACTGCAAGCGCGACATTTCGGTAGATGAGTTCCCAGCCCAATGCCCCGACTGTCATGGGTTTGGAGTAACTATTAATAACGGGACCGAACTCAAGATTCGATCCATCAGCATTGACGACAACGAAGGGAGACAGGACAATGTGTGA
- the hypB gene encoding hydrogenase nickel incorporation protein HypB: MCDSCHCNGNHDHQNVTIHHRSSHSHNHSQTEKTIRVERDVLDKNNTLGAANRAFFARQQILALNLVSSPGSGKTSILERTIRDVGRELTISVIEGDQQTVRDAERIQATGAEAIQVNTGTGCHLDAHMIQSALPQLKPTPHSLLFIENVGNLVCPALFDLGEAAKVVIISVTEGEDKPLKYPHMFRAASICVINKIDLLPYLDFDLALCKELARQVNPELIFFEVSAKNGDGFDNWYHWLRQEFLLINTVENS, from the coding sequence ATGTGTGATTCCTGCCACTGCAACGGCAATCATGACCACCAGAATGTGACTATCCACCATCGGTCCAGCCATAGTCATAATCATAGCCAGACCGAGAAAACCATCAGGGTCGAACGTGATGTCCTGGACAAAAACAATACCTTGGGGGCAGCCAATCGAGCCTTCTTTGCCCGACAGCAGATTCTAGCCCTCAACCTGGTCAGTTCCCCTGGTTCTGGGAAAACCTCCATCCTTGAAAGAACAATCCGTGATGTTGGCAGAGAACTGACTATTTCCGTCATCGAGGGCGACCAACAAACCGTACGCGACGCAGAGCGCATCCAAGCGACTGGCGCTGAAGCCATTCAAGTCAATACCGGTACCGGCTGCCACCTTGACGCACACATGATCCAAAGCGCCTTGCCACAATTAAAGCCAACTCCCCATTCATTGCTGTTTATTGAAAATGTCGGCAATCTAGTATGCCCTGCTCTCTTTGACCTGGGCGAGGCTGCCAAGGTAGTGATTATCAGCGTTACCGAGGGTGAAGATAAACCCCTCAAGTATCCGCACATGTTCAGGGCCGCCTCAATCTGCGTGATCAATAAGATTGACCTTCTTCCCTATCTTGATTTTGACCTTGCCCTCTGCAAAGAACTGGCACGGCAAGTCAACCCTGAGTTGATTTTTTTTGAAGTATCAGCCAAGAATGGAGACGGCTTTGACAACTGGTATCACTGGTTACGGCAGGAATTTTTACTGATAAACACCGTTGAAAACAGCTAA
- the hypF gene encoding carbamoyltransferase HypF has translation MKTAKRRRITINGIVQGVGFRPFVSRLAHRYSLGGFVTNTNHGVLVEIQGENDSIEHFILDIREQTPSPAVLYDIVITTLAPNNDTGFTIMPSDPSGSASTLVCPDLSLCSECLRELFDPHNRRYRYPFINCTHCGPRFTIITSIPYDRPATSMASFTMCPACQNEYDDPHDRRFHAQPNACPVCGPQAHLCNKEGHLIADKNEIFPTAATLLAQGAILAIKGLGGFHLAVDAENQEAVTRLRNRKGRQDKPFALMVADLAMAHTLCHLTPEDEVILTSCQRPILLAHRHSSASVCTGVAPSMPELGLMLPYTPLHHLIFNSFRKPLVLTSGNRSEEPLCIDNNEAFSHLKDISDAFVIHNRDIVCRADDSVVMTSRNNHLILRRSRGYIPAPIQIKSDGPQILAVGAELKNTICLLKNNYAFLSQHLGDLKNLSAASFFRETLSRHLTLFAGHPKLVAHDLHPGYLSSRWAREENTLPSLAVQHHHAHLAACLAENHYPDPAIGVILDGTGYGPDGTIWGGEVLVGDFSEFTRYAFLEPMPLPGGDVSIREPWRTAVGYLTTLFGADLPNLAFLDNHNWQPIAEIAQNRQYSPLTSSCGRLFDAVSAMAGGRQAITYEAQAAIELMNIADRTTNHSYEINLQKIKEGYMMMITPLLHQIVSDIQHGASLASISASFHQTLINLLTQTVLLASEQTNIKTVALSGGVFTNRLLHDGLRDRLTARGLTVLSHSLTPPGDGCIALGQAIIGRHHSDS, from the coding sequence TTGAAAACAGCTAAACGACGTCGAATTACTATCAACGGGATTGTTCAAGGGGTCGGATTCAGACCCTTTGTCTCCAGATTAGCACACCGTTACAGCCTTGGCGGCTTTGTGACCAACACCAATCATGGTGTGCTGGTCGAGATCCAGGGCGAAAACGATTCCATCGAACACTTTATTCTCGATATCCGCGAGCAAACTCCTTCCCCTGCCGTCCTGTATGATATCGTCATCACCACACTTGCCCCAAACAACGACACAGGTTTTACCATCATGCCCTCTGACCCAAGCGGGTCAGCATCAACCCTAGTCTGCCCTGACCTCTCTCTCTGCAGCGAATGCCTGCGAGAACTGTTCGACCCACATAACCGCAGGTACCGTTATCCCTTCATTAACTGCACCCATTGCGGACCTCGATTCACGATCATCACCAGCATCCCCTATGATCGCCCGGCAACATCCATGGCCTCGTTTACCATGTGCCCGGCCTGCCAAAATGAATATGACGATCCACACGACCGGCGATTCCATGCTCAACCCAATGCCTGCCCAGTATGCGGACCGCAGGCTCACCTCTGCAACAAAGAAGGACACTTGATTGCCGATAAGAACGAGATCTTCCCAACCGCCGCCACCCTTCTGGCCCAAGGTGCGATCCTGGCAATCAAAGGGTTAGGAGGATTCCATCTTGCAGTTGACGCCGAAAATCAGGAGGCCGTCACCCGTCTCAGAAACCGCAAAGGCCGCCAGGATAAACCCTTTGCCCTGATGGTAGCAGACCTGGCCATGGCCCATACCCTCTGCCACCTTACCCCCGAGGATGAGGTGATCCTTACGTCATGCCAACGTCCAATCCTTCTGGCCCATCGCCACAGTTCAGCGTCAGTGTGCACAGGAGTGGCGCCGTCAATGCCGGAACTTGGTCTGATGCTCCCATACACACCTCTTCACCATTTGATATTCAACTCTTTTCGCAAACCACTGGTTTTGACTAGTGGCAATCGGAGCGAAGAACCACTCTGCATCGACAATAACGAGGCCTTCTCTCACCTCAAAGATATCAGCGATGCTTTCGTGATCCATAATCGGGACATTGTCTGCCGCGCTGACGACTCTGTTGTCATGACTTCTCGGAACAATCACCTGATCCTGCGTCGCAGTCGAGGGTATATCCCGGCCCCCATCCAGATCAAAAGTGATGGACCTCAAATTCTCGCCGTCGGCGCTGAACTGAAAAACACCATCTGTCTGCTCAAGAACAACTATGCATTCCTGAGCCAGCACCTGGGCGATCTCAAAAATCTCTCCGCTGCTTCTTTTTTTAGAGAAACACTCTCTCGACACCTCACTCTCTTTGCCGGCCATCCGAAATTAGTGGCCCACGATCTTCACCCGGGCTATCTTTCCAGCCGCTGGGCTCGTGAGGAAAACACCCTGCCGAGCCTGGCAGTCCAGCACCACCACGCCCATCTCGCAGCCTGCCTGGCAGAAAATCACTATCCAGATCCAGCCATTGGAGTCATCCTTGATGGCACCGGCTATGGTCCAGATGGCACCATCTGGGGCGGAGAGGTTTTGGTCGGTGACTTTTCCGAATTCACACGGTACGCATTTCTTGAACCCATGCCTCTCCCTGGCGGAGATGTGTCCATTCGAGAACCGTGGCGAACTGCAGTGGGCTACCTGACCACACTATTCGGCGCCGACCTCCCCAACCTTGCCTTTTTGGATAACCATAATTGGCAGCCTATAGCTGAAATAGCTCAAAACCGCCAATACTCACCGTTAACCAGCAGTTGCGGACGCCTTTTTGATGCAGTTAGCGCCATGGCGGGTGGACGACAGGCAATAACCTATGAGGCGCAAGCAGCAATCGAACTGATGAATATCGCCGATCGAACCACGAATCACAGTTATGAAATCAACCTACAGAAAATCAAGGAAGGATACATGATGATGATCACACCCTTACTCCACCAGATCGTCTCCGATATTCAACACGGCGCCAGTCTGGCAAGCATCAGCGCCTCATTCCATCAAACCTTGATTAACCTTCTCACTCAAACCGTGCTGCTCGCATCAGAGCAAACCAACATAAAAACAGTAGCACTCTCTGGAGGAGTCTTTACCAATCGTCTCCTCCATGACGGATTGCGAGATCGGCTAACAGCGAGAGGACTTACCGTCCTCAGCCACTCCCTGACCCCACCCGGCGACGGCTGCATTGCCCTGGGGCAGGCTATCATCGGACGACATCATTCAGACTCATGA
- a CDS encoding response regulator, protein MLNKRKFSGHESIDSTPGTLLIVDDDPINRQVLRCLFELESYQIIEAVNGQDGLNRALADRPDLILLDIMMPGLDGYDVCKALSQDEATASIPVIMVTALSSAQDETKGLDAGAVDFITKPFNPKVIQARVHAHLQLKRDRDILANKSARLELSNRLLEQEIEDHLATEEALSKARNDLAQFSRVREGVIKDLFHAMCEMLSSRDMYTFEHGLRVASIARLIGEDMKLSAHDIEALELGCMLHDISKVAIPDDVLLKPGLFNTQDRKIMMMHPALGAKIFSRQACDPDIIDIIHHHHERLDGSGYPDQLRGDQINHLTKITMVADSYEAMIARRPYKKAMTRTNALARLQQEVEKGRLDGDIVARLVKVTESWDPLAINHDFHDDSTRDLELFRKKTYFKEPLSDFYNYRYLFYLEEVGLLESHSGYTITKISFTSLDQINKQHGYLITDQVIDEVGMNLYEAIDKLNEHLECITILLRKGTTYLLYTNCQDDTIKRLDLDINTCLQRFSDEWHGTTQLTTQHFNEHQSIQDAIYQMLDHTG, encoded by the coding sequence ATGCTTAACAAACGTAAATTTTCGGGACATGAATCTATCGATTCCACTCCCGGTACTCTTCTGATCGTCGATGACGATCCTATTAATCGCCAGGTCCTCCGTTGTCTCTTCGAGCTGGAGAGTTATCAAATCATTGAAGCGGTGAATGGCCAGGATGGCCTTAATCGAGCCCTCGCCGACCGTCCAGACCTTATCCTTCTCGACATCATGATGCCTGGTCTTGACGGATACGACGTCTGCAAGGCGTTGTCACAAGATGAAGCAACTGCATCGATCCCGGTGATCATGGTCACGGCGCTCAGCAGCGCCCAGGACGAAACCAAAGGCCTTGACGCCGGAGCTGTCGATTTTATAACCAAACCTTTTAATCCCAAAGTTATCCAGGCTAGAGTGCATGCTCACCTCCAACTAAAAAGGGATCGTGACATCCTCGCCAACAAGTCCGCAAGGCTCGAACTCAGCAACCGCCTGCTGGAGCAGGAGATTGAGGATCACTTGGCTACAGAGGAAGCCCTGAGCAAAGCTCGAAATGACCTCGCCCAATTCAGCCGCGTCCGCGAAGGGGTAATCAAGGATCTGTTTCATGCCATGTGCGAAATGCTCTCATCCCGGGACATGTACACCTTTGAACACGGCCTGCGCGTTGCATCCATAGCCAGACTCATCGGTGAAGACATGAAATTATCAGCTCATGATATCGAAGCGCTGGAACTCGGTTGCATGCTCCACGATATCAGTAAGGTTGCGATCCCCGATGACGTACTACTCAAGCCCGGCCTTTTTAACACCCAAGACCGTAAAATCATGATGATGCACCCGGCCTTGGGCGCAAAAATATTTTCTCGCCAGGCCTGCGACCCAGATATCATTGACATTATCCATCACCACCACGAACGCCTGGATGGCAGCGGCTACCCCGATCAACTTCGGGGGGATCAAATTAACCACCTCACCAAAATCACCATGGTGGCTGACAGCTATGAAGCCATGATCGCCCGTCGCCCATACAAAAAGGCAATGACACGAACCAATGCTCTGGCCCGTCTGCAGCAAGAAGTAGAGAAGGGCCGCCTTGATGGAGATATTGTTGCCAGACTGGTCAAGGTAACCGAATCATGGGATCCTCTTGCCATCAATCATGATTTTCATGATGACAGCACACGAGACCTGGAATTATTTCGCAAAAAAACCTACTTCAAAGAACCGCTAAGCGACTTCTACAACTACCGTTATCTCTTCTATCTCGAAGAAGTCGGCCTGCTTGAGAGCCACAGCGGCTACACTATAACCAAAATCTCATTTACCAGCCTCGACCAGATCAACAAACAGCACGGCTACCTTATCACCGACCAGGTCATTGACGAAGTGGGCATGAACCTCTACGAAGCAATCGACAAATTGAATGAACACCTGGAGTGCATTACTATTTTGCTGAGAAAAGGGACCACCTATCTCCTCTACACCAATTGCCAGGACGACACGATCAAACGGCTTGACCTCGACATCAACACCTGCCTGCAACGATTCTCCGATGAGTGGCATGGCACAACCCAACTCACCACGCAGCATTTCAATGAACACCAATCAATTCAAGACGCCATCTATCAAATGCTCGACCACACCGGTTAA
- a CDS encoding ABC transporter ATP-binding protein — MEHNFGFFEEDTLGELHDRHLWRRMFSYIRPQAKGMIIAILLALIVIATGLVLPHLVRIAIDRFIMDDSITRTARLVGLQQMTAIFIVMVIMGFIASFFQTTILEWTSQNIMHRVRQHLFSHLLKQDLAFFNKTPTGKLVTRLSNDIQNMNEMFTSVIVTLFNDGVQFVAILVILMTVNWRLALMMLALVPLIILNLVVFSRMARKVFRAIRTQLAIINSFLQESLAGVALIRHFLREDDAVARFRQENQDYTQKNLQQIKIFAIFVPFIEVLSAVAIALIIWYGGGQVLKLHMTFGDLTAFIFYMRLFFKPVREISEKYSIIQSAMASAERIFELLDRAPAITDGNERGVSLQGEICFSEVHFAYQEPEWILAGFNLNIQAGETIAIVGATGSGKTTIINLLERLYSPQHGTISIDGNMLHDFDLRWLRQQIGMVIQDVLLIPGSLRENICLGEAISDEALGTILAKAQLTEVASRLPAGIDTVIGEGGWEFSTGQKQLLALARVLVRDPRILILDEATANIDSMTEMLVERAVRATIRSRTSILIAHRLSTIRDADRIVVLDQGRIAEQGSYQELMRQGGIFRDLVAQQQLKAPVPGKGFAVNSLPVC, encoded by the coding sequence ATGGAGCATAATTTTGGCTTCTTCGAGGAGGATACCCTTGGCGAATTGCATGATCGTCATCTTTGGCGGCGGATGTTTTCCTACATCCGACCCCAGGCTAAAGGAATGATTATCGCTATCCTCCTGGCCTTGATCGTAATTGCCACCGGTCTGGTACTCCCTCATTTGGTTCGAATTGCCATTGATCGATTTATCATGGATGACTCTATTACGCGCACGGCCCGCCTTGTCGGTCTGCAGCAGATGACTGCTATCTTTATCGTAATGGTGATTATGGGGTTTATCGCCAGTTTCTTTCAAACCACGATTCTTGAGTGGACCAGCCAAAACATTATGCACCGGGTGCGTCAGCATCTCTTTTCCCACTTATTAAAGCAGGATCTTGCCTTTTTCAATAAGACGCCTACTGGGAAGCTGGTTACGCGCTTAAGTAACGATATCCAGAATATGAACGAAATGTTCACCTCGGTTATCGTTACCCTGTTCAATGATGGTGTTCAGTTCGTGGCTATTCTGGTCATCTTGATGACAGTCAATTGGCGACTTGCCTTGATGATGCTTGCCTTGGTGCCATTGATCATCCTCAATTTGGTGGTGTTCAGTCGAATGGCGCGAAAGGTGTTTCGGGCGATTCGTACTCAGTTGGCAATCATTAACTCATTCCTGCAGGAGTCTTTAGCTGGGGTTGCCTTGATCAGGCATTTTCTGCGGGAAGATGACGCTGTGGCTAGGTTCAGGCAGGAGAATCAGGATTATACTCAAAAGAATCTGCAACAGATTAAGATATTTGCCATCTTTGTCCCCTTTATTGAGGTTCTGAGTGCAGTCGCCATAGCCCTGATTATTTGGTATGGAGGTGGTCAGGTCCTTAAACTTCATATGACCTTCGGTGATCTCACAGCGTTCATTTTTTATATGCGGCTTTTTTTCAAGCCGGTTCGGGAAATTTCGGAAAAATATTCTATTATTCAATCAGCCATGGCCTCTGCCGAGCGTATCTTCGAACTCCTTGATCGTGCTCCAGCGATCACCGATGGGAACGAGAGAGGAGTCTCTCTCCAGGGCGAGATATGTTTTTCCGAAGTTCATTTTGCGTATCAGGAACCGGAGTGGATACTGGCCGGTTTCAACCTGAACATCCAGGCGGGAGAGACCATTGCTATTGTTGGCGCTACTGGCTCTGGCAAGACGACTATTATTAACTTATTGGAGCGGCTGTATTCCCCTCAGCACGGAACGATCAGTATTGATGGCAATATGCTCCATGATTTTGACCTGCGCTGGCTCAGGCAACAGATTGGGATGGTGATCCAGGATGTGTTGCTGATCCCTGGCTCATTGCGAGAAAATATCTGCCTGGGTGAGGCGATTAGTGATGAGGCGCTGGGGACCATTCTGGCAAAGGCGCAATTAACCGAGGTGGCAAGCCGCCTGCCGGCGGGGATTGACACCGTGATCGGAGAGGGCGGGTGGGAGTTTTCTACCGGGCAGAAGCAACTCTTGGCTCTGGCCAGGGTGCTGGTTCGAGATCCCAGGATTTTAATTCTGGACGAGGCCACCGCTAATATCGATTCCATGACCGAGATGCTGGTTGAAAGGGCGGTGCGGGCGACTATCCGCAGTCGGACCAGCATCTTGATCGCCCACCGGCTGTCGACAATCCGAGATGCAGATCGGATTGTTGTCCTTGATCAGGGCCGTATTGCCGAGCAGGGGAGCTACCAAGAGTTGATGAGGCAGGGGGGGATTTTTCGGGACCTGGTGGCGCAGCAGCAACTCAAGGCTCCTGTGCCGGGAAAGGGATTTGCGGTCAACTCTTTGCCTGTGTGTTAA
- a CDS encoding ABC transporter ATP-binding protein, giving the protein MKENHSIKPSTNPELSGQIAHSFALLRPHFVKYRLWVAGGILALIGVDLCQLLIPRVIKSSIDGIERGAGGQSALFQWGVVIVVLAFGVAVFRYFWRNLILGFSRFMERDLRDQLFSHLMTLDRPFFQRRSTGELMALATNDLASVQLALGMGLISLVDAVIMTAAVLSFMAYINPELTLIALSPLPFLAALTKILSTRLHKRFSTVQETFSGITEMARSTINAMRLVKIYTREKDQTERFDRLGRTYIKHAMMVATIQGLLFPISGLVANISLLLVVIVGGRMAINGTITIGDFVAFISYLFMLVWPMMAIGWVANLFQRGVTSLARIQEILDERPSFEVGGPGLVPTVSVSLIELRSLDFVYPGQASAVLQGINLDFSSGLFGLLGPTGSGKSTLCHLLARLYPVPAGSVFVNGQDVNQLDLAWYRQSVAYAPQEPFLFSDTIAANISFGRPEATADDIQSVARAVGIDDEIRQFTQGYASRIGEKGVKLSGGQRQRISLARALLTKAPVLIIDDGLSAIDAGTEQQVLAAIMEYARSAIVIMASHRLAQLAGAKEVAVLEGGMITGVGSHHHLLAQNVYYQTIYHKQAGCSAKGKSHGA; this is encoded by the coding sequence ATGAAGGAGAATCACTCCATCAAACCATCCACCAACCCTGAACTTTCAGGGCAGATAGCGCACTCCTTTGCTCTGCTTCGACCTCATTTTGTGAAGTATCGCCTATGGGTTGCCGGAGGCATCTTGGCCTTGATCGGTGTTGATTTGTGCCAACTTCTGATTCCCAGGGTCATTAAGTCCAGTATCGACGGCATTGAGCGCGGTGCAGGTGGGCAATCTGCCCTTTTTCAGTGGGGAGTCGTGATCGTCGTGCTCGCCTTTGGCGTAGCTGTTTTTCGTTATTTCTGGCGAAATTTGATCTTAGGATTCTCCCGTTTCATGGAGCGGGATCTTCGTGATCAACTCTTTTCCCACCTGATGACCCTTGATCGGCCTTTTTTTCAGCGTCGTAGTACCGGCGAACTGATGGCCTTGGCCACCAACGACTTGGCCTCGGTGCAACTGGCGCTGGGCATGGGTTTGATCTCGCTGGTTGATGCTGTGATCATGACTGCGGCGGTTTTGTCGTTCATGGCTTATATTAACCCCGAACTTACTCTGATTGCCCTTAGCCCGTTGCCTTTTTTGGCAGCTCTGACCAAGATACTCTCTACTCGTCTCCATAAGCGTTTCAGCACGGTCCAGGAGACGTTTTCCGGGATTACCGAGATGGCCCGCAGCACAATTAATGCCATGCGACTGGTCAAAATTTATACTCGGGAAAAAGATCAAACCGAGCGCTTTGATCGTCTGGGACGAACTTACATCAAGCATGCCATGATGGTTGCCACCATTCAAGGCCTTCTCTTTCCCATATCCGGGTTGGTTGCCAATATCAGTCTGCTGCTGGTGGTTATTGTTGGGGGCAGGATGGCCATCAACGGCACAATTACTATTGGTGATTTTGTCGCTTTTATTAGCTACCTGTTCATGTTGGTCTGGCCGATGATGGCAATTGGCTGGGTGGCGAATCTCTTTCAGCGAGGAGTGACCTCTCTGGCCCGTATTCAGGAAATCTTAGATGAACGTCCTTCTTTTGAGGTCGGAGGGCCTGGCCTTGTTCCGACGGTGTCTGTTTCATTGATAGAGCTTCGCTCACTTGATTTTGTCTATCCTGGACAGGCCTCAGCTGTGTTACAGGGCATTAATCTAGATTTTTCTTCTGGGCTCTTTGGTCTTTTGGGACCAACCGGATCGGGAAAAAGCACGTTGTGTCATCTATTAGCCAGGCTCTATCCTGTTCCGGCAGGTTCCGTTTTCGTCAATGGACAGGATGTGAACCAGCTTGATCTGGCCTGGTATCGCCAGTCTGTCGCTTACGCACCTCAGGAACCGTTTCTCTTCTCTGATACCATTGCCGCCAATATCAGTTTTGGTCGACCAGAGGCTACGGCTGATGACATTCAGAGCGTTGCTCGTGCTGTTGGGATTGATGATGAGATTCGTCAATTCACTCAAGGGTATGCGAGTCGGATTGGAGAAAAAGGCGTCAAATTGTCTGGAGGACAGCGGCAAAGGATATCTCTGGCTCGAGCCCTGCTCACCAAGGCGCCTGTTCTGATTATTGATGATGGTCTGTCCGCGATTGATGCAGGGACCGAACAGCAGGTCCTCGCGGCTATTATGGAGTATGCACGTTCGGCCATTGTGATCATGGCCTCGCATCGATTGGCTCAACTTGCCGGGGCGAAAGAGGTGGCAGTGCTTGAAGGTGGTATGATTACCGGGGTGGGTAGTCATCATCACCTGTTGGCTCAAAACGTTTATTACCAGACGATATACCATAAACAGGCAGGGTGTAGTGCCAAGGGGAAAAGCCATGGAGCATAA
- the dusB gene encoding tRNA dihydrouridine synthase DusB produces MRIGSVLLDNPFILAPLAGYTDLPFRLLCREYGAGCCFSEMISCHGLTYQQEKTHAMLFSLPEERPVAIQLFGGEPEVMGQAAALVNSHPIDIIDINMGCPVKKVVKKLSGSALMKYPLLAEQIIRQVVANTDKPVTVKFRSGWTHDRINAPEFARMAEGAGAAAVTVHARTWSDGFGGTVDWSVIAAVKRAVSIPVIGNGDLASIEEGREMMSVTGCDGVMIGRAALGAPWIFSPEQLPVTMVVRTKALIRHLSLIEQFLPADRMLGRIKSTAIRYFKGAHNGATIRNQIFAVQSFAELCQLIQSVDSDTGCNHSL; encoded by the coding sequence ATGCGTATCGGTTCAGTCTTACTTGATAATCCATTCATACTTGCTCCTCTGGCAGGATATACCGACCTGCCATTTCGTTTGCTCTGCCGTGAGTATGGGGCAGGGTGCTGCTTTTCCGAGATGATCAGCTGTCATGGCCTTACCTATCAGCAGGAAAAGACCCACGCCATGTTGTTTAGTCTCCCGGAAGAGCGACCGGTGGCCATCCAGCTTTTTGGGGGAGAACCCGAGGTTATGGGGCAGGCTGCCGCTCTTGTGAATAGTCATCCCATTGACATAATTGATATCAATATGGGGTGTCCGGTCAAGAAGGTGGTCAAGAAATTGTCTGGGTCGGCCCTGATGAAGTACCCACTCCTAGCGGAACAGATTATTCGGCAGGTTGTAGCGAATACCGACAAGCCGGTGACGGTAAAGTTCCGCTCCGGCTGGACCCATGACCGGATCAATGCCCCGGAGTTTGCCCGGATGGCCGAAGGTGCCGGGGCGGCTGCGGTTACGGTTCATGCCCGGACCTGGTCTGACGGTTTTGGCGGCACGGTGGACTGGTCGGTGATTGCAGCAGTCAAACGAGCTGTCTCCATCCCGGTCATCGGCAACGGCGATTTGGCCTCCATTGAGGAGGGTAGGGAGATGATGTCAGTCACTGGCTGCGACGGAGTAATGATCGGTCGCGCTGCCCTGGGCGCTCCATGGATATTCTCTCCCGAGCAATTGCCTGTCACCATGGTCGTGCGGACCAAAGCCCTGATCCGACATTTATCGCTTATCGAGCAATTTCTTCCTGCTGATCGGATGCTTGGCCGAATCAAAAGTACAGCTATCCGCTATTTCAAAGGCGCGCATAATGGCGCCACCATCCGCAATCAGATTTTTGCCGTCCAGTCTTTTGCCGAGTTGTGTCAACTTATTCAGAGTGTTGATTCTGATACAGGCTGTAATCACTCTCTATAA